Proteins found in one Paenibacillus sp. genomic segment:
- the fliS gene encoding flagellar export chaperone FliS, with product MMQQQQQNRYLEMTVQTANRGQLLILLYDGAIRFCKLAIEAIKERKLMDAHENLMKVQDIIHEFEITLDKNSPLANDLLRLYDYFLVRLREANMKKAAEPAEEVLGYLIELKQTWTEANKIAMASQAAAAKPQ from the coding sequence ATGATGCAGCAACAGCAGCAGAATAGATACTTGGAAATGACCGTGCAGACGGCGAACCGCGGGCAATTGCTCATCCTGCTGTACGACGGTGCGATCCGGTTTTGCAAGCTTGCCATCGAAGCGATTAAAGAGCGCAAGCTAATGGATGCGCATGAAAACCTTATGAAAGTGCAGGACATCATTCACGAATTCGAAATTACGCTGGACAAGAACTCTCCTCTCGCGAACGACCTTCTCCGGCTGTACGATTACTTCCTTGTGCGCTTACGGGAGGCTAACATGAAGAAAGCCGCAGAGCCGGCGGAGGAAGTGCTCGGGTACCTCATCGAGCTGAAACAGACGTGGACCGAAGCGAATAAAATCGCGATGGCTAGCCAAGCGGCAGCCGCGAAGCCGCAATGA
- the fliT gene encoding flagellar protein FliT yields the protein MNAEELVSRLEQMTASLLQGLDEASYERLSEFVDERGIIVDELSRIAMEDSERLALQSRIRNVLQCDEVISSRMKEYMEEAARERQKLAVQKTTVGAYENFGNGDNSVFFDRKK from the coding sequence ATGAACGCCGAAGAGCTCGTCAGCCGGTTGGAACAGATGACAGCCTCGCTGCTTCAGGGCTTGGACGAAGCATCCTACGAACGGTTGAGTGAATTCGTAGACGAGCGGGGCATAATTGTTGATGAGCTGTCGCGAATCGCGATGGAAGACAGCGAACGCCTTGCCTTGCAGAGCAGAATCCGCAACGTGCTCCAGTGCGACGAAGTGATTTCGAGCCGAATGAAAGAGTACATGGAGGAAGCGGCGAGGGAACGCCAAAAGCTCGCGGTGCAGAAGACGACGGTCGGCGCCTACGAGAACTTCGGGAACGGCGACAACAGCGTATTTTTCGATAGAAAAAAATAG
- a CDS encoding cold shock domain-containing protein, producing MQGKVKWFNAEKGYGFIETEQGGDVFVHFSAIQQDGFKTLDEGQAVEFDIVEGARGPQAANVTKI from the coding sequence ATGCAAGGTAAAGTGAAATGGTTCAACGCTGAGAAGGGCTATGGCTTCATCGAAACGGAACAAGGTGGAGACGTATTCGTACACTTCTCGGCCATCCAACAAGACGGTTTCAAGACTTTAGACGAAGGCCAAGCGGTAGAATTCGACATCGTCGAAGGCGCACGCGGACCTCAAGCAGCTAACGTAACTAAAATCTAA
- the hpf gene encoding ribosome hibernation-promoting factor, HPF/YfiA family has product MKFLIRGKNVEVTEALRDYAAKKIGRVERYFESPPTSEVHVTLSVNKNKHTVEVTIPVSGVTLRAEEKSEDMYASIDLVSDKLERQIRKHKTRVNRKARAEGTYRAVFKESYEQAAPARAYEEEEPFEVVRMKRFTLKPMRMEEAILQMNLLGHNFYVFSNAETSGINVVYKREDGRYGLIESA; this is encoded by the coding sequence ATGAAGTTTCTCATTCGCGGAAAGAACGTAGAAGTTACGGAAGCATTGAGGGATTATGCAGCTAAGAAAATCGGCCGCGTCGAGCGGTATTTCGAAAGTCCGCCAACCTCCGAAGTTCATGTTACGTTAAGCGTCAACAAGAATAAACATACCGTCGAAGTGACGATCCCCGTAAGCGGCGTTACGCTCCGCGCGGAGGAGAAGTCCGAGGACATGTACGCATCCATAGACCTCGTCAGCGACAAGCTGGAGCGGCAAATTCGCAAGCATAAGACGCGTGTCAACCGAAAGGCGCGTGCGGAAGGCACGTACCGAGCAGTGTTCAAGGAATCGTATGAGCAGGCGGCGCCCGCCCGGGCGTACGAGGAGGAGGAGCCGTTCGAGGTGGTGCGCATGAAGCGGTTCACGCTGAAGCCGATGCGCATGGAAGAAGCGATTTTGCAAATGAATTTGCTGGGACATAACTTTTACGTCTTCTCCAACGCGGAAACGTCCGGCATCAACGTCGTGTATAAACGAGAAGACGGCCGTTACGGGTTGATCGAATCTGCGTAA
- the secA gene encoding preprotein translocase subunit SecA, with protein MLGLVKKIFGDSNEREIKRLQRTVEQINGLEPDMEKLSIEQLRAKTQEFMERHANGESLDSLLPEAFAVVRETSKRVLGKRHYDVQLIGGMVLHEGKVAEMRTGEGKTLVGTLPTYLNALTKKGVHVVTVNEYLAQRDATEMGQIYNFLGLTVGTNLAGMSHAEKQYAYACDITYGTNNEFGFDYLRDNMVLYKEQIVQRPLHYALIDEVDSILIDEARTPLIISGQAAKSADLYYAADRFVKTLKPEEDFTVDIKVKSAALTEAGVAKAERAFGIENLYDHAHVLLNHHITQALKANAIMRLDVDYVVQEGNVVIVDEFTGRLMAGRRYSDGLHQAIEAKEGLEVQNESMTLATITLQNYFRMYQKLAGMTGTAKTEEEEFKKIYGLDVIVVPTNRPMIRVDKPDVVYKTVASKYRMVVEEIVEKHKIGQPVLVGTTSIEASEYLSSLLKKRGVPHKVLNAKYHAEEAAIVSQAGQKGAVTIATNMAGRGTDIVLGEGVKELGGLHIIGTERHESRRIDNQLRGRAGRQGDPGSTQFYLSMQDELMKRFGADNVMGMMEKLGFEEDQPIESKLITKSIESAQKRVEGNNFDVRKVVLQYDDVMNQQRTVLYKQRNEVLHSDNIRDIVFGMVDNVIERIVKAHCPPEEVPEDWDLAAIVEYGNATFLKEGQVSPEQLEGKEPEEIIEYLKGVVREAYEEREKELPPEFMREFEKVIVLRAVDSKWMDHIDAMDHLRQGIHLRAYGGTDPLREYQFEGFAMFEEMIASIQEEVAKYIMKAQVQSNLQRQEVAKGQAVNAKEEVTKKPAKADNVIGRNDPCPCGSGKKYKQCHGMQA; from the coding sequence GTGCTCGGCTTAGTGAAAAAGATTTTCGGGGATTCGAACGAACGAGAAATCAAACGGCTGCAACGCACCGTAGAGCAAATAAACGGCTTGGAACCTGATATGGAGAAGCTCAGCATCGAACAGCTGCGCGCGAAGACGCAGGAGTTCATGGAACGGCACGCGAACGGGGAGAGCCTGGACAGCTTGCTGCCGGAGGCGTTCGCGGTCGTCCGGGAAACTTCCAAGCGAGTGCTGGGCAAGCGTCATTACGACGTGCAGCTGATCGGCGGCATGGTGCTCCACGAGGGCAAAGTCGCGGAGATGCGGACGGGCGAAGGGAAAACGTTGGTCGGGACGCTGCCGACGTATTTGAACGCGCTCACGAAGAAGGGCGTACACGTCGTTACGGTCAACGAATATTTGGCTCAGCGCGACGCGACCGAAATGGGGCAAATTTATAATTTCCTCGGGCTGACGGTCGGCACGAACCTCGCCGGCATGTCGCACGCCGAGAAACAATACGCGTATGCCTGCGACATTACGTACGGCACGAACAACGAGTTCGGCTTCGATTATTTGCGGGACAACATGGTCCTTTATAAAGAGCAGATCGTCCAGCGGCCGCTCCATTACGCGTTGATCGACGAAGTGGACTCGATCCTCATCGACGAGGCGCGGACGCCGCTCATCATTTCCGGACAAGCCGCGAAGTCGGCCGACTTGTACTATGCGGCGGACCGGTTCGTGAAGACGCTCAAGCCGGAAGAAGATTTCACGGTCGACATTAAAGTGAAGTCGGCGGCGCTCACCGAAGCCGGCGTGGCGAAGGCGGAGCGGGCGTTCGGCATCGAGAACTTGTACGATCACGCGCACGTGCTGCTCAACCACCATATAACGCAGGCGCTCAAGGCGAACGCGATCATGCGTCTCGACGTCGATTACGTCGTGCAGGAAGGCAACGTCGTCATCGTCGACGAGTTCACGGGACGGTTGATGGCGGGACGCCGTTACAGCGACGGCCTGCACCAAGCGATCGAAGCGAAGGAAGGGCTCGAGGTTCAGAACGAGAGCATGACGCTCGCGACGATTACGCTGCAGAACTACTTCCGGATGTACCAGAAGCTTGCGGGCATGACGGGTACGGCGAAGACGGAGGAAGAGGAATTCAAGAAGATTTACGGTCTCGACGTCATCGTCGTGCCGACGAACCGTCCGATGATCCGCGTAGACAAGCCGGATGTCGTGTATAAGACGGTGGCGAGCAAATATCGGATGGTCGTCGAGGAGATCGTCGAGAAGCACAAGATCGGTCAGCCGGTGCTGGTCGGCACGACGTCGATCGAGGCGTCCGAATATTTGTCGTCGCTGCTGAAGAAGCGCGGCGTGCCGCATAAGGTGCTGAACGCGAAGTACCACGCCGAAGAAGCCGCGATCGTCTCGCAGGCAGGCCAGAAGGGCGCGGTCACGATCGCGACGAACATGGCCGGCCGCGGTACGGACATTGTGCTCGGCGAAGGCGTGAAGGAGCTCGGCGGCCTGCATATCATCGGCACGGAGCGCCATGAGAGCCGCCGGATCGACAACCAGCTGCGCGGTCGCGCCGGCCGTCAAGGCGACCCGGGCTCGACGCAATTCTATTTGTCGATGCAGGACGAGCTGATGAAGCGGTTCGGCGCGGACAACGTGATGGGCATGATGGAGAAGCTCGGCTTCGAGGAAGACCAGCCGATCGAGAGCAAGCTCATCACAAAGTCGATCGAATCGGCGCAAAAGCGAGTCGAAGGCAACAACTTCGACGTGCGGAAGGTCGTCCTTCAATACGACGACGTCATGAACCAGCAGCGGACGGTGCTGTATAAACAGCGCAACGAAGTGCTGCATTCCGATAATATCCGCGACATCGTGTTCGGCATGGTCGACAACGTCATCGAGCGCATCGTCAAAGCGCACTGTCCGCCGGAGGAAGTGCCGGAGGATTGGGATTTGGCGGCGATCGTGGAATACGGCAACGCCACGTTCCTGAAAGAAGGGCAAGTGTCCCCGGAACAATTGGAAGGCAAAGAGCCGGAAGAGATCATAGAATATCTCAAGGGCGTCGTGCGCGAGGCGTACGAAGAGCGCGAGAAGGAGCTCCCGCCGGAATTCATGCGCGAGTTCGAGAAGGTCATCGTGCTGCGCGCGGTCGACAGCAAGTGGATGGACCATATCGACGCGATGGATCATCTGCGGCAGGGCATTCACCTTCGGGCATACGGCGGCACCGATCCGCTCCGCGAATATCAATTCGAAGGCTTCGCGATGTTCGAAGAGATGATCGCCTCCATCCAGGAGGAGGTCGCGAAGTACATCATGAAGGCGCAGGTGCAATCGAACCTGCAGCGTCAAGAGGTCGCGAAGGGCCAAGCGGTCAACGCGAAGGAAGAGGTGACGAAAAAGCCGGCGAAAGCCGACAACGTCATCGGCCGCAACGATCCGTGCCCGTGCGGCAGCGGCAAGAAATACAAACAGTGCCATGGCATGCAGGCGTAA
- the prfB gene encoding peptide chain release factor 2 (programmed frameshift) yields MMDPEIRHRLRDSAEKLEALRGSLDLDLKLERIGDFEVKMSAPDFWDDNERAQKTIAEMNAIKSVVEKYQKLQTDCDDLLVMQELIAEEGEESLIPEWEEGVSKLAEALEQFELTLLLSSPYDKYNAILELHPGAGGTESQDWASMLYRMYTRWAEKSGFKVEVLDYLPGDEAGIKSVTIAVSGYNAYGYLKAEKGVHRLVRISPFDASGRRHTSFVSCDVVPEIEDDNSEIEIRPEDLKVDTYRSGGAGGQHVNKTESAVRITHIPSGIIVACQTERSQISNRDRAMKMLRSKLFERRLEEQQRELASIRGEQSDIAWGSQIRSYVFHPYSMVKDHRTGEETGNVGAVMDGEIDPFINAYLRSQIQKSE; encoded by the exons ATGATGGATCCGGAGATTCGCCATCGCCTCCGCGACTCGGCGGAAAAACTCGAAGCGCTTAGGGGGTCTCTT GACTTAGATCTGAAGCTGGAGCGCATCGGCGATTTTGAGGTGAAAATGTCGGCCCCGGACTTCTGGGACGACAACGAGCGCGCGCAGAAGACGATCGCGGAGATGAACGCGATCAAGTCGGTCGTAGAGAAGTATCAGAAGCTGCAGACCGACTGCGACGATCTGCTCGTCATGCAGGAGCTGATCGCCGAGGAAGGCGAGGAAAGCCTCATCCCGGAATGGGAAGAGGGCGTGAGCAAGCTGGCGGAAGCGCTCGAGCAGTTCGAACTCACTCTGCTGCTCAGCTCGCCGTACGATAAATATAACGCGATCCTCGAGCTGCACCCGGGCGCCGGCGGCACCGAGTCGCAGGATTGGGCGTCGATGCTGTACCGGATGTATACGCGCTGGGCGGAGAAGAGCGGCTTCAAGGTCGAGGTGCTCGACTATTTGCCGGGCGACGAAGCCGGGATCAAAAGCGTAACGATCGCGGTCAGCGGTTATAACGCATACGGATATTTGAAGGCCGAGAAAGGCGTGCACCGGTTGGTTCGCATTTCGCCGTTCGACGCGTCCGGACGGCGCCATACGTCGTTCGTGTCGTGCGACGTCGTGCCGGAGATCGAGGACGACAACAGCGAAATCGAAATTCGTCCGGAGGATCTGAAGGTCGATACGTACCGGTCCGGCGGCGCCGGCGGTCAGCACGTCAATAAAACGGAGTCGGCGGTCCGCATCACGCATATTCCTTCGGGCATCATCGTGGCGTGCCAGACGGAGCGTTCGCAAATTTCGAACCGCGACCGGGCGATGAAGATGCTCCGCTCGAAGCTGTTCGAGCGCCGTCTCGAGGAGCAGCAGCGAGAGCTCGCTTCGATTCGCGGCGAACAGTCGGATATCGCGTGGGGAAGCCAGATTCGTTCATACGTCTTCCACCCGTACAGCATGGTGAAGGATCACCGCACCGGGGAGGAAACGGGCAACGTCGGCGCCGTCATGGACGGAGAAATCGATCCGTTCATCAACGCGTACCTGCGCAGCCAAATCCAAAAGAGCGAATAA
- a CDS encoding YitT family protein, which translates to MNAAAERRRARRKAPRLPVGSPAHTILEYALLLIGAFLIAATFNLFLEPNEIASGGTSGISIIVRALLGVTPAATQWALNVPLFLLGVWLLGRRFGMKTAVGTAVMPLFVLLTSSWAPLTENPLLAAVFGGLGIGAGLGIVFRGRGSTGGMDVAAQIVAKYTGVSLGLAVAMLDGLVILTAGFVFSAEQALYALIALFVTTKTIDVVQLGFSHAKVAYIISEDEERIAQAVLHDLDRGLTRLTAQGGFTRRERTVLMVVVSQTEVTRLKTLVQSVDPQAFVILTGATEVLGEGFKVQ; encoded by the coding sequence ATGAACGCGGCCGCGGAACGGCGCCGGGCGAGAAGGAAGGCGCCGCGTTTACCCGTAGGGAGCCCGGCGCATACGATATTGGAATATGCGCTTTTGCTGATCGGAGCCTTCTTGATCGCGGCGACGTTCAACTTATTTCTTGAGCCGAACGAGATCGCCTCGGGCGGGACGTCCGGCATTTCGATCATCGTCCGGGCGCTGCTCGGGGTGACGCCGGCGGCGACGCAGTGGGCGCTCAACGTGCCGCTGTTTCTGCTCGGCGTCTGGCTGCTCGGCCGGCGCTTCGGCATGAAGACGGCCGTCGGCACGGCGGTCATGCCGCTGTTCGTGCTGCTGACATCTAGTTGGGCGCCGCTCACGGAAAACCCGCTGCTGGCGGCGGTGTTCGGCGGACTCGGCATCGGCGCGGGGCTCGGCATCGTGTTTCGCGGGCGGGGCTCGACCGGCGGGATGGACGTCGCGGCGCAAATCGTCGCCAAGTATACGGGGGTCAGCCTCGGGCTCGCGGTGGCGATGCTGGACGGGTTGGTCATCCTGACGGCGGGCTTCGTTTTTTCCGCGGAGCAGGCGCTCTATGCGCTCATCGCTCTGTTCGTCACGACGAAGACGATCGACGTCGTGCAGCTTGGCTTTTCGCATGCGAAAGTCGCCTATATTATCAGCGAGGACGAGGAGCGAATCGCGCAGGCGGTGCTGCACGACCTCGACCGGGGACTCACCCGGCTGACGGCGCAAGGCGGCTTCACGAGGCGGGAGCGGACGGTGCTCATGGTCGTCGTGTCGCAAACCGAAGTGACGAGGCTGAAAACGCTCGTGCAGTCGGTCGACCCGCAGGCGTTCGTCATTCTGACGGGGGCGACGGAGGTGCTCGGCGAAGGGTTCAAGGTGCAGTGA
- the argC gene encoding N-acetyl-gamma-glutamyl-phosphate reductase codes for MKDKLRAAIVGSTGYGGVELIRLLANHPQVDITSVISSSNAGEALTAGYPHLQGVLTVDTLDAVDPRLIREKADLVFTATPSGVSGKLVPQLLETGVRVIDLSGDFRLKDRAAYETWYKHEAPPQDALDGAVYGLCEVYADRVRGAAFVSNPGCYVTTATLGLVPAVEAGAIDRGTIIIDGKSGVSGAGRGVNLGVHYSEINENFKAYKVNKHQHIPEIEMVLSDRAGEPVTTTFTTHLVPMTRGILCTTYASIADERYMNEDAWIELYRNYYEGRKFVRIRDKGQWPATKEVWGSNFCDIGFAVDPRTRRVTIISVTDNLMKGAAGQAVQNMNIMMGWDEDLGLRLAPVYP; via the coding sequence TTGAAGGACAAATTACGGGCGGCAATCGTCGGTTCGACCGGCTACGGCGGGGTCGAACTGATTCGTTTGCTCGCCAATCATCCGCAGGTTGACATCACTTCGGTCATCTCGTCGTCGAACGCAGGGGAAGCGCTCACGGCGGGCTATCCGCATTTGCAGGGCGTGCTGACGGTCGATACGCTGGACGCGGTCGATCCGCGGCTCATCCGGGAGAAGGCGGATCTCGTGTTCACGGCGACGCCGTCCGGCGTCAGCGGCAAGCTCGTGCCGCAGCTGCTCGAGACGGGCGTTCGCGTGATCGATTTATCCGGCGATTTCCGCCTGAAGGACCGCGCCGCTTACGAGACGTGGTACAAACACGAAGCGCCGCCGCAGGACGCGCTGGACGGCGCCGTATACGGTCTCTGCGAGGTGTACGCGGACCGGGTGCGCGGGGCGGCGTTCGTGTCCAATCCGGGCTGCTATGTAACCACGGCGACGCTCGGCTTGGTGCCGGCGGTGGAGGCAGGCGCGATCGACCGCGGGACGATCATCATCGACGGGAAATCGGGCGTGTCCGGCGCAGGCAGAGGTGTCAACCTCGGCGTACATTATTCGGAGATCAACGAAAATTTCAAAGCGTATAAAGTCAACAAGCATCAGCATATTCCGGAAATCGAGATGGTGCTGAGCGACCGGGCGGGCGAGCCGGTGACGACGACGTTCACGACGCATCTGGTGCCGATGACGCGAGGCATTCTGTGCACGACCTACGCGAGCATCGCCGACGAGCGGTATATGAACGAGGACGCTTGGATCGAGCTGTACCGCAATTATTACGAAGGCCGCAAGTTCGTACGCATCCGTGACAAAGGCCAATGGCCGGCGACGAAGGAAGTGTGGGGCTCCAACTTCTGCGACATCGGCTTCGCGGTCGATCCGCGCACGCGGCGCGTCACGATCATCTCCGTCACCGACAACCTGATGAAGGGCGCGGCGGGGCAAGCGGTGCAGAATATGAACATCATGATGGGCTGGGACGAGGATCTCGGACTCCGGTTGGCGCCGGTATATCCATAA
- the argJ gene encoding bifunctional glutamate N-acetyltransferase/amino-acid acetyltransferase ArgJ: MIGQTSFTVVAGGTVTTPKGFRAGGVYCGIKKVERNDLGAIVCDVPADAAGVFTTNVVMAAPLAVTKESLAKEGKLQAMLVNSGNANACTGEQGDRDARDMRASFAAALGVPEHYVGVTSTGVIGVPMPMEKVRGGIEDLGGKLSAAGGEDFCQAIMTTDLVKKSVCVELTVNGKPVYVAGAAKGSGMIHPNMATMLGFITTDAAFQPGCLQSLLSSATDVTFNMITVDGDTSTNDMVVAMASGLAGNEPLSPNHPDWADYAAAFRFVSETLAKEIARDGEGATKLIEVNVVGAGSDYDARAIAKTIVGSNLVKSAVYGSDANWGRIIAAAGRAGVPINPNTVDIRLGGITVLRQSAPLPFDEAAAKAYLDGKEVTIHVDLHGGAGKATAWGCDLTYDYVKINASYRT; this comes from the coding sequence ATGATCGGGCAAACAAGTTTCACCGTAGTAGCGGGGGGAACCGTCACGACGCCGAAAGGGTTTCGCGCGGGCGGCGTTTACTGCGGCATTAAGAAAGTGGAGCGGAACGACCTCGGCGCGATTGTATGCGACGTGCCGGCGGACGCGGCGGGCGTCTTCACGACGAACGTCGTCATGGCGGCGCCGCTCGCCGTCACGAAGGAGTCCCTCGCGAAAGAGGGCAAGCTGCAGGCGATGCTCGTGAACAGCGGCAACGCGAACGCCTGCACGGGCGAGCAGGGCGACCGCGACGCCCGAGACATGCGCGCGTCGTTCGCGGCGGCGCTGGGCGTGCCGGAGCATTACGTCGGCGTTACGTCGACGGGCGTCATCGGCGTGCCGATGCCGATGGAGAAGGTGCGCGGCGGTATCGAGGATCTCGGCGGGAAGCTGAGCGCTGCCGGCGGCGAAGACTTCTGCCAAGCGATCATGACGACGGACCTCGTGAAGAAGTCGGTCTGCGTCGAGCTGACGGTGAACGGCAAGCCGGTGTACGTCGCCGGCGCGGCGAAGGGCTCGGGCATGATTCATCCGAATATGGCGACGATGCTCGGCTTCATCACGACGGACGCGGCGTTCCAGCCGGGCTGCCTCCAGTCGCTCCTCAGCAGCGCGACGGACGTCACGTTCAATATGATTACGGTCGACGGCGACACGAGCACGAACGACATGGTCGTCGCGATGGCAAGCGGCCTCGCGGGCAACGAACCGCTGAGCCCGAATCATCCGGATTGGGCGGATTACGCGGCGGCGTTCCGTTTCGTGTCGGAGACGCTGGCGAAGGAGATCGCCCGCGACGGAGAAGGCGCGACGAAGCTCATCGAAGTGAACGTCGTCGGCGCGGGGTCCGATTACGACGCGCGGGCGATCGCGAAGACGATCGTCGGCTCGAACCTCGTGAAATCGGCCGTATACGGCTCCGACGCGAACTGGGGCCGCATCATCGCGGCGGCGGGGCGCGCGGGCGTGCCGATCAACCCGAACACGGTGGACATTCGACTCGGCGGCATCACGGTGCTGCGGCAGTCGGCTCCGCTGCCGTTCGACGAAGCGGCGGCGAAAGCGTATTTGGACGGTAAAGAAGTGACCATACATGTAGATTTGCACGGCGGAGCGGGCAAGGCGACGGCGTGGGGCTGCGATTTGACCTACGACTACGTCAAGATCAACGCGTCGTACCGCACATAA
- the argB gene encoding acetylglutamate kinase produces MSEAGKSNTFVIKCGGSTLAALPNAFFAELAAFQKEGKQPVIVHGGGPAISQALNKLGIHTEFVDGLRRTSAEVLDVAEMVLAGKINKEIVRRLSQNGAKAVGLSGTDGRLLTAEAVANADRLGYVGEVTEVNTELLNAMLTAGYIPVVAPVGLGVDNQRYNINADTAAGAVASSLGAGPFIVVTDVAGIAGTVNGEKQVLPTVTPSQIQAMIDSGEIYGGMIPKVKAALKCLGGGVNEVVIVNGSEQGVLGKVLRGEKIGTTIVAEPSVTPA; encoded by the coding sequence ATGAGCGAAGCGGGTAAAAGCAACACGTTCGTAATCAAATGCGGGGGCAGCACGCTGGCGGCGCTGCCGAACGCGTTCTTCGCGGAGCTGGCCGCGTTCCAGAAGGAAGGCAAGCAGCCGGTCATCGTGCACGGCGGGGGGCCTGCGATTTCGCAGGCGCTGAATAAGCTCGGCATTCATACGGAGTTCGTCGACGGTCTCCGCCGCACGAGCGCGGAAGTGCTCGACGTGGCGGAAATGGTGCTCGCGGGCAAAATCAACAAAGAGATCGTCCGCCGCTTGTCTCAGAACGGCGCGAAAGCGGTCGGCCTCTCCGGCACGGACGGACGGCTCCTTACGGCGGAAGCGGTCGCGAATGCGGACCGTCTCGGCTACGTCGGCGAAGTGACGGAGGTCAACACGGAACTACTGAACGCGATGCTGACGGCGGGCTACATTCCGGTCGTGGCGCCGGTCGGCCTCGGCGTCGACAACCAGCGCTATAACATTAACGCGGATACGGCGGCCGGCGCGGTCGCGTCGAGCCTCGGCGCGGGACCGTTCATCGTCGTCACCGACGTGGCGGGCATCGCGGGCACGGTGAACGGCGAGAAGCAGGTGCTGCCGACGGTGACGCCGAGCCAGATTCAAGCGATGATCGACAGCGGCGAAATTTACGGCGGCATGATTCCGAAGGTGAAGGCCGCGCTGAAATGCCTCGGCGGCGGCGTCAACGAAGTCGTCATCGTGAACGGCTCGGAGCAAGGCGTCCTCGGCAAAGTGCTGCGCGGCGAGAAAATCGGCACGACGATCGTGGCGGAACCGTCCGTCACGCCGGCGTAA
- a CDS encoding acetylornithine transaminase, whose protein sequence is MSTGKEALFPNYGRFPIRLVKGEGSRVWDEAGKEYLDFVSGIAVTNLGHAPAAVKEALVKQLGELWHVSNLFEIPNQEKLAALLARLSCADLAFFCNSGAEANEAAIKLARRYQRKVRGNDRYEVVTFNKSFHGRTLATLTATGQEKVKDGFDPLPTGFVHVDYNDVEGLKAAVGERTAAIMLEFVQGEGGVNVAQPAFLEAVKALCEEHGLLLIADEIQTGIGRTGTLFAYEQFGIEPDILTLAKGIGSGFPMGAMLGKAYLREGFTAGSHGSTFGGTPIACAAAIATLETIVNDKLPARAKALGEAGMERLRSKLAGHPSFVEVRGRGFLIGVELKEPVADIVAKAQEAGLLVVTAGPNVLRLLPALTISEEEWYRGLDLLASVIAADAKNGIYA, encoded by the coding sequence ATGAGCACGGGCAAAGAAGCGCTGTTTCCGAATTACGGGCGGTTTCCGATCCGCCTGGTGAAAGGCGAAGGCAGCCGCGTATGGGACGAAGCGGGGAAGGAATACCTCGACTTCGTCAGCGGCATCGCCGTCACGAACCTCGGCCATGCGCCGGCGGCGGTGAAGGAAGCGCTCGTGAAGCAGCTGGGCGAGCTGTGGCACGTATCGAACTTGTTCGAAATTCCGAACCAAGAGAAATTGGCGGCGCTGCTTGCGCGTCTCAGCTGCGCGGACCTCGCGTTCTTCTGCAACAGCGGCGCCGAAGCGAACGAGGCGGCGATCAAGCTCGCGCGCCGCTATCAGCGCAAGGTGAGAGGCAACGACCGGTACGAGGTCGTCACGTTCAACAAATCGTTCCACGGCCGCACGCTAGCGACGCTGACGGCGACCGGTCAGGAGAAAGTGAAGGACGGCTTCGATCCGCTGCCGACCGGCTTCGTCCACGTCGATTACAACGACGTCGAAGGGCTGAAGGCGGCGGTGGGCGAACGGACGGCGGCGATCATGCTGGAGTTCGTGCAGGGCGAAGGCGGCGTGAACGTGGCCCAGCCGGCGTTCCTGGAAGCGGTGAAGGCGCTGTGCGAAGAGCATGGACTGCTGCTCATCGCCGACGAAATCCAGACCGGCATCGGCCGGACGGGCACGTTGTTCGCATACGAGCAATTCGGCATCGAGCCGGACATTCTGACGCTCGCGAAAGGGATCGGCAGCGGCTTCCCGATGGGCGCGATGCTCGGCAAGGCATATCTTCGCGAAGGCTTCACGGCCGGCTCACACGGCTCGACGTTCGGCGGCACGCCGATCGCCTGCGCGGCGGCGATCGCCACGCTCGAGACGATCGTGAACGATAAGCTCCCGGCGCGCGCGAAAGCGTTGGGCGAAGCAGGCATGGAGCGGCTGCGGAGCAAGCTGGCCGGCCACCCGAGCTTCGTCGAAGTGCGCGGCCGCGGCTTCCTCATCGGCGTCGAGCTGAAGGAGCCGGTGGCGGACATCGTCGCGAAGGCGCAGGAGGCAGGGCTGCTCGTCGTCACGGCGGGACCGAACGTGCTGCGGCTCTTGCCGGCGCTGACGATTTCGGAAGAAGAGTGGTACCGTGGACTCGATCTGCTCGCGAGCGTCATCGCGGCGGACGCGAAGAACGGCATTTACGCATAG